The Bacillus marinisedimentorum DNA segment CTGCTCCGCGGAAATTAACAACCGTTCTAAAATGCAACTTTTCGAAGAGGCTATTGAAGAGTTTTAATTTCATTAAAGGGTTTGTTAGGTCAATAAGGTGATATATTGAAAAATGTTCAGACTTCCAGGCATTTTCACAGCGTGTATTATTTTAATTGCCTTGTAATTTCGGTGTGATTCATATAGTGATTTTTGATGCCGTTTGACTTTTTTCCTTCAAATCCTAATCCTCCAGCAAGAAACCTGGACGTTTATATGGTTTAGACTGCAGTCACTCGGATTATCTAGTGGGTGCTTGTATTTTTACAATGGAGGTTCAATGACGGAGTCTGCTCATCCAATGTTTTTTCAGCTTTTTGTTTACGTGCTCCACTGAATGGAACGCATACATTTTTTCAGTGCCGCCTGCACCATATAACAGCAGGCACGGAACACTTTCAATCTCCCATTGTTCTGCTATCGCTGGCATTATATTAAGATTCCCTTTCAGAATCTGCAGCCCTGGCTGCATTGCTTCCGTTACTTCAAGCATTTTACCTGCCAATTTGCACGTTCCGCACATTGGTGTATAAAAGTAAACAGCGCCTGTCTGTCCGCTGTTAATGGCCTGGAGGATATCCTGTTGCTTCGCATCCTTCATCTGTTTTCACTTCCCGGTCCTATTAGGAATTCAGGGTGGATATTAATATCTGCGCTTGCAAGCACCATGGCAAGGTGCTGCTCAGGCGCGGCAGCGACTTCTTTGTAGACACGATCAATATATAGATGGCGGGCAAACGGAAACTCTTGTACAAATTGCCGCCTTAGTTTATCTCCGGAATAATCTGCATCAACCAGAATATATAGGTCAAGGTCATAAAACATTTCCACCCACTCATCAAGCTTTTCAACACCCATCGTTCCGTGTGTGCAAACGATCTGTACATTTTCATTTATGATCGGCTGGATTTTTTTCTTATCTGACTTTCC contains these protein-coding regions:
- a CDS encoding toprim domain-containing protein, translated to MEDRVKKVIIVEGKSDKKKIQPIINENVQIVCTHGTMGVEKLDEWVEMFYDLDLYILVDADYSGDKLRRQFVQEFPFARHLYIDRVYKEVAAAPEQHLAMVLASADINIHPEFLIGPGSENR
- a CDS encoding thioredoxin family protein — encoded protein: MKDAKQQDILQAINSGQTGAVYFYTPMCGTCKLAGKMLEVTEAMQPGLQILKGNLNIMPAIAEQWEIESVPCLLLYGAGGTEKMYAFHSVEHVNKKLKKHWMSRLRH